CAACACCGCCATCGTGCGCCACACCCTCACGGCCGACACCAACGACTCGGGCAAGCCCGGCAAGGTGCAGATCAAGATCCTGGGCGTGTGGCAACTGCAAGGCGGCCAGTGGAAGCTGCTGGCCCGCCAGGCCGTGCGCGTCGCGGCTTGATGTAAACACATTGGGGCGGCCGTGTGCCGCCCTTCGTATTTCTGACACCGCCGCCCCACAAAACCATGACCACAGCCACCCGCCACCGCATCCTGCAAATCGGCCGCATGCCCCTTCCCGCACTGGAGGCCGAAATGGCGGCCCGGTACGACGTCACCTGCCTGGCAGACCAGCCCGATCCAGCGGCTTTTCTGGCGGCGCGCGGTGCGGAGTTCACGGGGGTGGTGACCACCGCAGCCATTGGCCTCAAGGGCGAAGTCATCGCAGCCCTGCCCCACCTTCGGGTCATCAGCAGTTTTGGCGTGGGTTTTGATGCGCTGGACATCGATGCAGCCACGGCGCGCGGCGTGCAGGTGGGCTACACACCCGGCGTGCTCAACGACTGCGTGGCCGACATGGCGTTTGCGCTGATGCTGGATGTGTCACGCCACGTGGCCGCCAGCGACCGTTTTGTGCGCCGCGGGGAATGGCCGAAGGCCCGGTATGCGCTGGGTACCCGCGTGTCGGGCAAGCGCCTGGGCATTGTGGGCATGGGCCGCATCGGCCAAGCGGTGGCCGAACGCGCGGCGGGCTTTCGCATGGAGCTGGGCTACCACAACCGCCGTCCGGCGCAGGGTTGCGCACTGCCCTACTTCGAGTCGGTGAACGCGCTGGCGCAATGGGCCGACTACCTCGTCCTCACCGTTGCAGGCGGCACTGCAACGCGCCACCTCGTCAACAGCGATGTGCTGGAGGCGTTGGGCCCCAACGGATTTCTCATCAATGTGGCGCGTGGCAGTGTGGTGGACGAGGCGGCACTGATCGATGCGCTGACCGAGCGCCGCATTGCCGGCGCCGGGCTGGACGTGTTTGAGAACGAACCCAGCGTGCCCGCCGCGCTGATGGCGCTGGACAACGTGGTGCTGACCCCGCACACCGCCAGCGCCACCCACGAAACCCGCCGCGCCATGGGAGACCTGGTGCTGGAGAACCTGGCATCCTTCTTTGCGACGGGCGCCGTGCGGACGCCGGTGCCGGGCACGCCGGGCGCTTGAGCCCGCCACGGCGCCCTGCGTGACGCAGCTGCCCTCACAGGGAGGGTGTGGAGCGGCTCAGCGCGTCACTTCACGCGGTCGCGCGAGATGTCCATGATCATGCGCGTGGCCAGGTACAGGCGCGGCACGATGGTGTTGATCTGCACGTACTCCGCATCGTTGGAGTGCGCGCCGTAGCCCGACAGGCCCATGCCCTCCACCACCGCGCCCTTGGTCTTGAGCGCGGCAAACGCTGCATCGGTGCCGCCGCCCGTGGCTTTCTCCACCACGTTGAGCGACATGCCCAGCTCCTGGTAGATGACCTTGCCGTAGCCCGCCACGCGGCGGGATGCGTCGCTGGCCTCCAGCGGCGGGCGGCGCACTTCAAACTTCACATCCACCTTGGAGGCAGGCAGCAGTTTGCTCTTGACCTTCTCTTGCAGGCTCTTCTCCAGCCCGTCAAAGTCCGCCACACGAAGCGCACGCGCATCGGCCTGGGCGGTGGCCTCGGCCGGGATCACGTTGCGGTTGGTGCCCGCCTTCGACACCGTCCAGTTCAGCTTGAGGCCTTCGTCGGTCTTGGACA
Above is a window of Acidovorax sp. KKS102 DNA encoding:
- a CDS encoding 2-hydroxyacid dehydrogenase, whose translation is MTTATRHRILQIGRMPLPALEAEMAARYDVTCLADQPDPAAFLAARGAEFTGVVTTAAIGLKGEVIAALPHLRVISSFGVGFDALDIDAATARGVQVGYTPGVLNDCVADMAFALMLDVSRHVAASDRFVRRGEWPKARYALGTRVSGKRLGIVGMGRIGQAVAERAAGFRMELGYHNRRPAQGCALPYFESVNALAQWADYLVLTVAGGTATRHLVNSDVLEALGPNGFLINVARGSVVDEAALIDALTERRIAGAGLDVFENEPSVPAALMALDNVVLTPHTASATHETRRAMGDLVLENLASFFATGAVRTPVPGTPGA